One part of the Rutidosis leptorrhynchoides isolate AG116_Rl617_1_P2 chromosome 1, CSIRO_AGI_Rlap_v1, whole genome shotgun sequence genome encodes these proteins:
- the LOC139884405 gene encoding protein S-acyltransferase 24-like, whose product MSSEIEVVDESTDRDAATGNDNGNGNVNGTIDGAVDEASLRDDVYSAAAYGDLEKLQRLVESEGCSVSQPDNLGYYALQWAALNNRAAAAQYIIQHGGDINATDLTGQTALHWSAVRGAVQVADLLLQEGAQIHAADVYGYQTTHVAAQYGQTALLYHIVTKWNADPDVPDNDGRSPLHWAAYKGFADCIRLLLFLDAYRGRQDKEGCTPLHWAAIRGNLEACTVLVQAGKKEDLMATDNTGLTPAQLASDKNHRQVAFFLGNARRVLDKRWDGTSKLGRLSKLGLAPALLCVIFVLLMTYINSVIMASNLPKMMAGYAFFAWIGAFLASSGLVLFYRCSCKDPGFVKTNRHDSQNMKDDEPLLKIEINDPALLAGNWSQLCATCKIVRPIRSKHCSTCDRCVEQFDHHCPWVSNCIGKRNKRDFLGFLVIEVFAMLITGIVALTRILNDPFAPSSFGQWLQHAGNQHTGALLFLISDGFLFMGVAALTSMQISQVGRNITTNEMANAMRYSYLRGPGGRFRNPYDHGCKKNCSDLFINGYNEDIELIEEVAQSDDINMMPMTRILNGNNGHAHQSNGNNHTIDMNDNSKMHSNHVHSSSCSHGNGNQGKNKADSTPVGLGLGLGRNSRSMASS is encoded by the exons ATGTCATCAGAGATCGAGGTCGTTGACGAATCTACCGATCGTGATGCTGCCACAGGTAATGATAACGGTAACGGTAACGTTAACGGAACGATAGACGGAGCAGTAGATGAAGCGAGTTTAAGAGATGATGTATACAGTGCAGCTGCGTAtggtgatttagaaaagcttcagcgATTGGTTGAATCAGAAGGTTGCTCTGTTTCTCAACCTGATAACTTAGGTTATTACGCCTTGCAATGGGCGGCTCTTAATAACCGAGCTGCTGCTGCTCAATATAttattcag CATGGTGGAGATATAAACGCGACAGATCTTACCGGACAAACAGCATTACATTGGAGTGCTGTCCGAGGTGCTGTTCAGGTTGCTGATCTGTTGCTTCAGGAAGGTGCTCAGATTCATGCTGCTGACGTGTACGGATATCAG ACAACTCATGTTGCTGCACAATATGGTCAGACAGCCTTGCTATATCACATTGTGACAAAATGGAATGCAGACCCTGATGTACCTGATAATGATGGAAGAAGCCCTTTGCATTG GGCTGCATATAAAGGATTTGCAGACTGTATACGACTTCTTCTATTTTTGGATGCATATAGAGGTCGCCAGGACAAAGAGG gcTGTACACCTCTGCATTGGGCTGCTATAAGGGGGAATTTAGAAGCATGCACAGTACTTGTGCAAGCTGGAAAGAAAGAAGATTTAATGGCAACTGATAACACTGGTCTGACTCCAGCACAACTTGCGTCTGATAAGAATCATCGACAAGTTGCTTTTTTCCTT GGTAATGCTAGGAGGGTTTTAGACAAACGTTGGGATGGAACAAGTAAACTGGGGAGGCTTTCGAAACTAGGCCTGGCACCAGCACTTCTGTGTGTGATATTTGTGCTACTTATGACCTATATTAATTCAGTGATTATGG CTTCAAATTTGCCAAAGATGATGGCTGGCTATGCATTTTTCGCATGGATTGGTGCATTTTTGGCAAGTTCCGGATTGGTATTGTTCTACCGGTGTAGCTG CAAAGATCCAGGTTTTGTTAAAACTAACAGGCATGATTCACAAAATATGAAAGATGAT GAACCTTTATTGAAAATTGAGATAAATGATCCTGCTTTGCTAGCTGGTAACTGGTCTCAACTTTGTGCAACTTGTAAG ATTGTTCGACCTATCCGCTCGAAACATTGTTCCACCTGTGATCGATGTGTTGAACAGTTTGACCATCATTGCCCATGGGTGTCTAATTGCATTGGCAAG AGGAATAAAAGGGATTTCTTAGGTTTCCTTGTTATCGAAGTTTTCGCCATGCTGATAACTGGCATAGTTGCCTTAACAA GAATTTTGAACGACCCGTTTGCTCCCTCGTCTTTTGGGCAATGGTTGCAACATGCTGGTAACCAGCACACTGGTGCCCTATTATTTTTAATATCTGATGGTTTCCTCTTTATGGGTGTTGCAGCTTTAACATCTATGCAAATTTCTCAA GTTGGTCGTAATATCACAACAAACGAAATGGCAAATGCAATGCGATATAGTTACTTAAGAGGACCCGGAGGTCGATTTAGAAACCCGTATGACCATGGGTGCAAGAAAAACTGTTCTGATTTGTTTATAAATGGTTACAACGAAGATATTGAGTTGATTGAAGAAGTAGCTCAATCAGATGATATAAATATGATGCCTATGACCAGGATCTTGAACGGAAATAATGGTCATGCTCATCAATCGAATGGAAACAACCATACGATTGATATGAATGATAACTCAAAGATGCATAGCAATCATGTTCATTCCTCTAGTTGTAGCCATGGAAATGGAAATCAAGGTAAAAATAAAGCTGATTCTACCCCGGTAGGGCTAGGGTTAGGTTTAGGCCGAAATTCACGGTCCATGGCTTCATCATAA
- the LOC139884415 gene encoding protein PHOX1-like, giving the protein MGKQSRKNKKVGSKPNDNVNVKQNKLDGDNETKIYDNDTIVFISMAQELKEEGNVLFQKKDYEVAILKYQKALKLLPGNHLDVSYLHSNIAACYMQLGISDFPRAIHECNLALEVTPKYTKALLKRARCYEALNRLDLALRDVNMVLDVEPKNLMATEIMDRVKLHMDEKLTEDKVNESQQVLDPIQFPEPLKEKVQKKKKSKPDKKSEKLEPVLEEVENIEKDEINTEDKLVMEEKICTSSNKEEEPKRVVKLVYGEDIRWAKLPFNCDIMKLREIISDRFPISKAVLIKYRDEEGDMVTITTNEELNWAESSASEQQGAFRLYIVEVNPEQDPFFDHIRNREQKQKLLRSSACIDDWILEFANLFKNYVGFNTDAYLDLHELGMKLYSEAMDDTVTSDEAQEIFQDAADKFQELVALALFNWGNVHMSRARKRVYFNEKNTSKISVLLEVQDSYEWARMEYLKAGERYKEAIKIKPDFYEGFLALGLQQFELAKLSWYYAVGTKINLETWESTETVQLYNEAEENMGMGMEIFEETEKKRVNEVLRPNEVKLELQKTNLGTIVDDFTQDEMAEKAAKMRSQMNVLWGTMLYERSSMAYKLGLPVWHECLEIAVEKFELAEASHTHIAVMIKNHCSNNNAPEGVGFNIDEIVQAWNEMYEAKMWQTALPSYRLDPLLRRRVSNLFHALEHA; this is encoded by the exons ATGGGGAAGCAATCAAGAAAAAACAAGAAAGTAGGATCGAAACCGAATGATAATGTTAATGTAAAGCAAAATAAACTTGATGGTGATAATGAGACGAAGATCTACGATAATGATACTATAGTTTTCATTTCAATGGCACAAGAACTTAAAGAAGAAGGTAATGTTTTGTTTCAAAAGAAAGATTATGAAGTAGCGATATTGAAGTACCAAAAAGCCCTCAAATTGCTCCCGGGAAACCATTTAGATGTTTCTTATCTTCATAGTAACATTGCAGCGTGTTATATGCAATTAGGTATAAGCGATTTTCCTAGAGCCATTCATGAGTGTAATTTAGCACTTGAAGTCACACCAAAGTATACCAAAGCACTCTTGAAACGAGCTAGGTGCTATGAAGCGTTAAATCGACTTGATTTGGCTTTAAGGGATGTTAATATGGTGCTAGATGTAGAACCTAAAAATCTCATGGCAACTGAAATTATGGATAGAGTAAAATTACATATGGATGAAAAGTTGACTGAAGATAAAGTGAACGAGAGTCAACAAGTACTCGATCCAATTCAATTCCCGGAGCCATTGAAGGAGAAGGTACAAAAAAAGAAAAAGAGTAAACCCGACAAAAAAAGTGAAAAACTTGAACCGGTATTGGAAGAAGTTgaaaatattgaaaaagatgagatAAATACCGAAGATAAGTTGGTTATGGAGGAGAAAATATGCACAAGTAGTAATAAAGAAGAAGAGCCGAAAAGGGTTGTAAAGTTGGTATATGGGGAAGATATAAGATGGGCAAAACTTCCTTTTAATTGTGATATTATGAAATTAAGAGAAATTATAAGTGATCGGTTTCCGATTTCGAAGGCTGTTCTTATAAAATACAGGGatgaagaaggcgatatggtgacgATTACCACAAACGAGGAACTAAATTGGGCAGAATCATCAGCGTCTGAGCAACAGGGTGCGTTTAGGCTGTACATTGTTGAAGTCAACCCTGAGCAAGATCCGTTCTTTGACCATATTAGAAACCGAGAGCAAAAACAAAAGCTTTTACGTTCATCTGCTTGTATCGATGATTGGATTCTAGAGTTTGCTAATCTTTTCAAGAACTATGTTGGGTTCAATACGGATGCATATTTGGATCTTCATGAGCTTGGTATGAAGTTATACTCTGAAGCTATGGATGATACAGTAACGAGTGATGAAGCTCAAGAAATTTTTCAAGATGCAGCCGATAAGTTTCAAGAATTGGTAGCTTTGGCTTTGTTTAATTGGGGAAATGTACATATGTCAAGAGCACGAAAAAGGGTATACTTTAATGAAAAAAACACTTCAAAAATATCTGTACTTTTAGAGGTTCAAGATTCATACGAGTGGGCACGAATGGAGTATTTGAAAGCTGGCGAGCGTTATAAAGAAGCGATTAAAATAAAGCCCGATTTTTATGAAGGTTTTCTGGCTTTAGGACTACAGCAATTTGAACTGGCTAAACTTTCTTGGTATTATGCAGTTGGGACTAAAATTAATCTTGAAACGTGGGAGTCAACAGAAACGGTTCAGTTATATAACGAGGCTGAAGAAAATATGGGAATGGGTATGGAGATTTTTGAGGAAACTGAAAAAAAGCGCGTTAATGAAGTTTTGAGGCCAAATGAAGTGAAGTTAGAGTTGCAAAAGACTAATTTGGGTACGATTGTGGATGATTTTACACAAGATGAAATGGCTGAAAAGGCGGCAAAAATGAGGTCCCAGATGAATGTATTGTGGGGTACGATGCTTTATGAAAGATCGAGTATGGCGTATAAGCTCGGGCTCCCTGTTTGGCATGAATGTTTGGAGATTGCGGTTGAAAAGTTTGAACTTGCAGAAGCTTCTCATACACATATTGCAGTCATGATAAAGAATCATTGTTCTAATAATAATGCACCTGAAG GTGTGGGATTCAATATTGACGAGATTGTACAGGCGTGGAATGAAATGTATGAAGCAAAAATGTGGCAAACTGCTTTGCCGTCATACAGATTAGACCCGTTGCTTCGAAGACGTGTTTCAAATCTGTTTCATGCCTTAGAACATGCATGA